One Sander vitreus isolate 19-12246 chromosome 22, sanVit1, whole genome shotgun sequence DNA segment encodes these proteins:
- the ptchd1 gene encoding patched domain-containing protein 1 produces the protein MLGSAPGLSGRWERLEPRPRARMLRQVLHAGLRTSFHALGRFVASHPVFFASTPVLLSILLGASFSRYRVEEDVEGMLAPKHSLAKIEGNLVDSLFPVNRSKHALYSDLQTPGRYGRVIVTTRKGSVLDPVHLDTILKLHKRIYQMQVTVPATGVNSYNYSFSYLCLPDDKNVCIIDDIIRAMEEIQSARTSNRSVPILRYPITQLADGRQAYIGHQLGGGTGARGEGVRSARALQLTYYLQAHGSLMERVASQWEKAFCAELQHFAALHPKLGLYPSTSSSLRTDFQFSSVLAHRPLLASLGACGVLAVLCCSMRDCVRSKPWLGLLALLSVTLSGLTAAGILNLTGATYNSTYLGIPFVMLGHGLFGSFEMLSSWRRTREDQHVKERVASVFEDVMLRFSGSTMLHLMTLGLAASPLTNMEAVRLFCRTATLSVTISYVYMLSFYSSCLVFTGYLETGYRHGCFCRRVPKPDRLDSKPAWYRCLMYTRYQDDSTANTEPNPQDSHLLLGCVRRCYGDWITNTYVKPFVVLLYLVYISFGLMGFLQVTQGSDPSALVAMDTATVLYTRAQQRYFSSYSPVIGFYIYESAPYWNASVQRDLLEYAKGFQRISWLEAYLNYLSDRNQSTSQPRENFTHTLRHSFLREPQFAHFADDIIFAERGQGEEPDVAASRIFLVAKTTENKREEMSVLLDTLRRLSLTSRVRFLIFNPSFVYLDRYAVAVSSPLRHSLLAVLFLLGLSSLAVMEPLVSVWLGLTLLSVQFGVLGFMTLWGVELDCMSVLCLISALGHSADSSGPFLCGFASGQGDSRTRWVRVALERHGVPSLQTLICYSAALVPVSSVRSNLTRTLFRCLTLTAGCSVLHTLAFLPTLLTFLPPSKSQGQRPEGEGQRQEVECVEMNDSTRVVDQITTV, from the exons ATGCTCGGCAGTGCTCCGGGGCTTTCCGGTCGGTGGGAGAGGCTCGAGCCGCGGCCACGCGCTAGGATGCTGCGCCAGGTGTTGCACGCGGGCCTGAGGACCTCCTTCCACGCGCTTGGCCGGTTCGTGGCGAGCCACCCGGTGTTCTTCGCCTCCACGCCCGTGCTCCTCTCCATCCTGCTGGGGGCCAGCTTCAGCCGGTACCGCGTGGAGGAGGACGTGGAGGGTATGCTCGCGCCGAAGCATAGCCTGGCGAAGATAGAGGGTAACCTGGTGGACAGCCTCTTCCCCGTGAACCGCTCCAAGCACGCGCTCTACTCCGACCTGCAAACGCCGGGCCGCTACGGGCGCGTGATCGTCACCACCAGAAAGGGGAGCGTGCTGGACCCGGTTCATCTGGATACCATACTAAAG CTCCACAAGCGGATCTACCAGATGCAGGTGACGGTCCCGGCCACAGGTGTCAACAGCTACAACTACTCCTTCTCCTACCTCTGTCTACCCGATGACAAGAACGTCTGCATCATCGATGACATCATCCGTGCCATGGAGGAGATCCAATCAGCTCGCACCTCCAACCGCTCTGTCCCAATTCTGCGCTACCCAATCACGCAGCTGGCAGATGGACGGCAGGCGTACATTGGCCACCAGCTGGGTGGC GGGACAGGAGCCAGGGGAGAAGGTGTACGTTCTGCCAGGGCGTTGCAGCTCACCTACTACCTCCAAGCACATGGCAGCCTGATGGAGCGGGTGGCCAGCCAATGGGAAAAGGCCTTCTGTGCTGAGTTACAGCACTTTGCAGCGTTGCACCCTAAGCTGGGGCTGTACCCTTCTACATCCTCTTCTCTGAGAACTGACTTCCAGTTTTCCTCTGTGCTGGCACACCGCCCCCTGTTGGCCAGCTTGGGGGCGTGCGGTGTGCTGGCCGTCCTCTGCTGCTCTATGAGGGACTGTGTGAGGTCTAAACCCTGGTTGGGACTGCTGGCTTTGCTGTCAGTCACACTGTCAGGCCTCACTGCTGCTGGGATACTCAACCTGACCGGGGCCACTTACAACTCTACGTACCTGGGCATCCCTTTCGTCATGCTTG GACACGGGCTCTTCGGCTCCTTTGAGATGCTGTCGTCATGGAGGCGAACCCGTGAGGACCAGCATGTGAAGGAGCGCGTGGCGAGCGTCTTCGAGGACGTCATGTTGCGTTTCTCCGGCTCCACCATGCTCCACCTGATGACCCTGGGTCTGGCCGCCTCGCCGCTCACCAACATGGAGGCTGTCCGGCTTTTCTGCCGCACCGCCACACTGTCTGTCACCATCAGTTACGTTTACATGTTGTCTTTCTACAGTTCCTGTCTGGTGTTCACTGGATACTTAGAGACCGGGTACAGACATGGCTGCTTCTGCCGGCGAGTCCCCAAACCGGACCGGTTGGACTCTAAACCGGCCTGGTACAGGTGTCTCATGTACACGCGTTACCAGGACG ATTCCACAGCTAACACGGAACCTAATCCTCAGGACTCTCACCTTTTGCTGGGGTGTGTGAGGCGTTGCTATGGAGACTGGATCACTAACACCTACGTCAAGCCCTTTGTGGTTCTGCTGTATCTGGTTTACATCTCCTTTGGATTGATGGGCTTTCTGCAG GTGACCCAGGGTTCAGACCCCAGTGCACTGGTTGCCATGGATACAGCGACAGTATTGTACACCCGTGCCCAGCAGCGTTACTTCAGCTCGTACTCCCCTGTCATTGGATTTTACATCTATGAAAGCGCCCCCTACTGGAATGCCTCGGTGCAGCGGGACCTGTTGGAATACGCCAAAGGCTTCCAGCGAATCAGCTGGCTGGAAGCTTACCTGAACTACCTGTCGGATCGCAACCAGTCCACCAGCCAGCCGCGGGAAAACTTCACCCACACGCTTCGCCACTCTTTCCTCCGCGAGCCGCAGTTCGCCCACTTCGCCGACGACATTATATTTGCGGAGCGCGGCCAGGGCGAGGAGCCCGATGTGGCTGCGTCACGAATCTTCTTGGTGGCCAAGACGACGGAGAACAAGCGGGAAGAGATGTCAGTGCTGCTGGACACGCTGCGGCGCCTGTCGCTGACCTCTCGTGTCCGCTTCCTAATCTTCAACCCCTCCTTCGTCTACCTGGACCGCTACGCTGTAGCGGTCAGCTCCCCCCTCAGACACTCACTGCTGGCGGTGCTCTTCCTGTTGGGTCTGTCCTCGCTGGCCGTCATGGAGCCGCTGGTGTCCGTGTGGCTGGGCCTCACCCTGCTCTCCGTCCAGTTCGGGGTGCTGGGCTTCATGACCTTGTGGGGCGTGGAGCTGGACTGCatgtctgtgttgtgtctgATCTCAGCCTTGGGACACTCGGCAGACTCCAGCGGCCCCTTCCTCTGCGGTTTCGCCTCAGGTCAGGGCGACAGCAGGACTCGCTGGGTGAGAGTGGCGCTGGAGAGACACGGGGTTCCCTCTCTACAGACGCTCATCTGCTACAGCGCCGCCCTGGTGCCTGTTAGCTCTGTGCGCTCCAACCTCACACGCACACTGTTTCGCTGCCTCACCCTCACGGCCGGCTGCTCGGTCCTGCACACGCTTGCGTTCCTGCCCACCCTCCTCAccttcctgcctccctccaaGAGCCAGGGACAGCGGCCGGAGGGAGAGGGGCAGAGACAGGAGGTGGAGTGCGTTGAAATGAATGACAGCACCCGAGTGGTAGACCAGATCACCACTGTCTGA